One Oscillospiraceae bacterium genomic window, TTGGACAGGTTATATCAATACACGGAAATACTAATAAAGGGTTTATTTTGGGACTAAATGATAAATCTCAAATAAACAATGACAAGCTTAAAAACAATGACAAATTGTTACAACACATAATTAAATCAAATCAAGTTACAACCATGAACAGATGTAATACACATAACGAGGTTCAGAAAATCATAGAGAATTCAGATATTATTTATGTATATGGAATGTCGTTTGGTGAAACAGATGCTACATATTGGGAAACTATAGTTAAATGGTTAAAAACAAATGCGTCTCACAAACTAATTATAAATAATTATAACCCCTCTTTCAATCCCATCGATATGGGAGCCATCTCTTATAATTCTCAGAAAATATCTTATATTTTTAAGAACTATGGTGCTAATACAAACATATTAGAAGAACAAGTTTTCTATATAGAAAACTCCACCCTTTTTAATTTTGTAAAAAAATCAAAAAAACACAGAATATAACAGTTAAAATGAATTTATAGCAAAATTTATTTTGACCACATGATATCCCACAGTTAGCTCTGGACTACATGGAAACAGTGGAGATAAAATGTCTAAAGAGTATGTTGAATGTAGCGGAAAGGACTAAAAAAAGAAAAAACCGCTATATATCAGGCTTTAGCGAGCGTTCGGGACAAAGTGGCAACAGGTTCAAACTATTCTAATAAATTAATAGATTGTTTTTTTAGATGTGTTTAGTTATAGGAGAATTTTCAATAGCATCAATAAAGCATCAAAAGGCATAAGGTTCAAAAGACCGAGTGTTACAAACGGCGGAGCGGTGGGAACAATTTGAACGGTCTTTTTAATTTGACATGACCTCCAAAACCGCGTGCCGTGAGTTCAAGTCTTACTACCCCTGCCAAGAAAAAAGACATCCATTGGATGTCTTTTTTCAGTTATATTTGCTTTTGGCAAGTTATATTGCTACGCAGTTATACTCGGCTTACGCCTAGTGGTATTGTGATTTCGCACAGTATAAAGGCAAAGATAATATCACTGAAACTGGAAGTTTCAATATCACTTTTGATTTATCAAAAATATCACTCCATCGAAGATGGAATATCACTATTTTTGCATCAATTTTCCATCCTGTTTCATCTATTTCCAATGTTTCCGTCTGCTACATCATCAAAAAAGCATCAAAGGATTTTGTTTCACTATTACATCCTTTATTCAACACACAATACCTTAAAGACAGTTGCAAGTCAAGTTAAAAGGTGAAATAGGTCTTTAAAAGAATTTTAAAAATATATAACAGTAATTTTATTGACATAAACATAACATAAAAGGGCGTCCCTTAATAAGTGGTTTCACTTTATTAAGGCAACGACCTTTTTTTAGTGCTGTGAGTTACTTCATTTGTTAATTTTATTACGGTACGAAGACGGCGTTATACCGATAGATTTTTTAAACATTTTCATAAAGTATGTCTCATCGGCAAATCCTACGGAATAGGCAATCTGCTTAATACTTAAGTTTGTGTTTAATAAAAGTTTTTGTGCTTCCTCGAGTCTGACTTTTATTATATTTCCTTTAGCTGTTAACTCACTTTTGTTTTTAAAAAGTTTGCAAAGATATGAATGGCTTATATTAAAATTTTTACATATTTCTTCAATTGTAAGTGAAGGTCTGGAATAATGAAGTTTTATATATTTTATAATAGATTCTACAATATTGTTGTTTGAAAGAGAATTATTCTGCTTTTTAATAAATGAGTCAATTATATTATAAAAAACGGATAGAACTTCATAATAACTTACATTATCGTCCTTAAACCTTTTTTTAATTAAATTTTCACATTGATAAATTATATCACTAAAGTCGCTGACTTGAATCACATAATTGTCTTTTTCAAAAC contains:
- a CDS encoding helix-turn-helix domain-containing protein, giving the protein MEKYIIGRERKMKMQYKDMDEILIPFYNFIENDLYITTVGYTNFSHIAEPFKDYRVRYHYSISFVINGAGTLYVGKKKYKIKKGDIFMLPNETKAKYYPEKKSPWEYFWFNFNGNKSEKYLNLIGFEKDNYVIQVSDFSDIIYQCENLIKKRFKDDNVSYYEVLSVFYNIIDSFIKKQNNSLSNNNIVESIIKYIKLHYSRPSLTIEEICKNFNISHSYLCKLFKNKSELTAKGNIIKVRLEEAQKLLLNTNLSIKQIAYSVGFADETYFMKMFKKSIGITPSSYRNKINK